TTTTGGCAAGGAGGCGGCCAAGAAGCTAGACGCCATGGGCTTTACGGTGCTGGCCACCGTGTTGGACTTGGACAGCCCCGGTGCCCTAGAGCTGCGCACCTGCTGTTCCCCTCGCCTAAGGCTGCTGCAGATGGACCTAACCAAGCCAGCAGACATCAGCCGAGCACTGGAGTTCACAAAGGCCCACACCACCAGCACAGGTCAGTGGCCGTGGCTCCCCCAGGAGAGAGTGTGCTTGGGTGGGAGTGAATGGGCAGGAGTTAGAGGTTTGCCGCTGCCCTGACCCGGATCTTTGGGCTCTTCTTTCACCCCTTCTCAGGCTTGTGGGGCCTGGTCAACAACGCAGGCTACAATGATGTGGTGGCTGATGTGGAGCTGTCTCCAGTGGCCACTTTCCGCAGCTGCATGGAGGTGAACTTCTTCGGTGCGCTTGAGCTGACCAAGGGTCTCTTGCCACTGCTGCGCCGTTCTAGGGGCCGCATTGTGACTCTGGGCAGCCCAGCAGGTGAGTGCCCTTCCCCACTAGAGTAGAAAAGGTGCTgctgcagagtggggagggatGCCAGAGCCTCTGGCCCTGGCTGAGCTGCTTCACTCCCAATCCCTCCCCAGGAGACATGCCATACCCATGCTTGGCCGCCTATGGGGCTTCCAAAGCGGCCATGGTGCTGCTCATGGACACATTCAGCTGTGAACTCCTGCCCTGGGGGGTCAAGGTCAGCGTCATCCAGCCTGGCTGCTTTAAAACAGGTGGGGGTTGGGTTTGGGATGGGGCATGTGGGTGTGGTCCTGTCTGGGGTGGGATCAGGGCTGAGGAATGGGCAAGGCTCGGGCTGGAGGCAGGGATCGGTTTGGGGGTAGATGGACCTGAGTCTGGCTTTGGCTTCCCTAACTGACCTCACCCTGACCTTGCCGCTCGCTCCCTCCCCCCAGAGTCTGTGCGCAATGTGGGCCAGTGGGAGCAGCGCAAGGAGCTGCTGCTGGCCAGCCTGCCCCAAGAGTTGCTCCAGGCCTACGGCGAGGACTACATCGAGCACTTACACGGGCAGTTCCTGCACTCACTGCGCCTGGCACTGCCAGACCTCAGCCCGGTGGTAGATGCCATCACCGATGCACTGCTGGCGGTTCAGCCACGACGCCGCTACTACCCGGGCCATGGCCTGGGGCTCATGTACTTCATCCACTACTACCTGCCTGAGGGCCTGCGGCGCCGCTTCCTGCAGACCTTCTTCATCAATCACTGTCTGCCAAGAGCACTGCGGCCC
The DNA window shown above is from Mustela nigripes isolate SB6536 chromosome 17, MUSNIG.SB6536, whole genome shotgun sequence and carries:
- the HSD11B2 gene encoding 11-beta-hydroxysteroid dehydrogenase type 2, with product MERWPWPSGGAWLLVAARALLQLLRADLRLGRPLLAALALLAALDWLCQRLLPPPAALAVLAAAGWIALSRLARSPRLPVATRAVLITGCDSGFGKEAAKKLDAMGFTVLATVLDLDSPGALELRTCCSPRLRLLQMDLTKPADISRALEFTKAHTTSTGLWGLVNNAGYNDVVADVELSPVATFRSCMEVNFFGALELTKGLLPLLRRSRGRIVTLGSPAGDMPYPCLAAYGASKAAMVLLMDTFSCELLPWGVKVSVIQPGCFKTESVRNVGQWEQRKELLLASLPQELLQAYGEDYIEHLHGQFLHSLRLALPDLSPVVDAITDALLAVQPRRRYYPGHGLGLMYFIHYYLPEGLRRRFLQTFFINHCLPRALRPAQPGSTPAQDAAQDPGPDPDPGPSPVAAQ